GCTAATTTTCACAAACTATTCCAACTACAAGGTACAACAAAAATGAGCTAAAAAACATCAGCAACACAAAAGGGGAGGATGAGCTGACGAAAACTATGAGCTGCAAAAATTCAGAAACTAACACAAAAATGGCATCCTGCAACTTTAAGTTCTCTCTGCATCACAACATAAACTATGAGCTTCAGAAAGATAAAACAAGGGGGTCCTACAGAAACTGCACGCTCCAGAAATTCAGAAACACACCTATGAGTTTTAGAACTATGCGCTCTAGTGCACAAATTTTCAGCAGCataaaaactgaagaaaaaaatcgATCCTAAAACTCATTGTCACGTCGTCGAACTACCTACAACGCCGTCGAACTACCTACAACCGCTATGCTTCTTGTCGGGTCGTCGTCTCCATCACGATGACATGTCACCCCCTATAAAATCAAGCCGCCCCGGGAAGAACGGCCACGAACGCCTACAAATCGCCCAGAAATGTGGGGGAAAGGGGGGTTCTCCGATCCATACCTGTCGGCCACCGACGAACCCATCGTCGTCGAACCCGTCGTCGTCACCACCGCGGAGGATATGCGCCGCCGCCCTCCCGAATCCAGCCGCGTAGCCCTAGCCCTCTCAGAGACACGAGTCGATATAGCTGGCCAGTTACAAGAATAAGTGTATTGAAACATTAGCTCTGTTTCAGAAACGCACGCGCGTCACGCGGAAAGCAAGGACGCTCTCGGCTGTCTGATCAACAGACGATCGGACGGACGCGGAGCCGGCGGACGCGCTCGCGTAATCGGTCGGTTAAAGACAAGCGTTTTCCTAACTTCTTTGTTGTATTTGgcatacaaaataataatataTCCCAATTTATAAGAAAAGGAAGGACAACGATAAAAACGATTTCATAGTTTATTAACTTCTGTATTGCGTTTGACATTCGCACCAAGGGCACATCGGGGTCATCTAGAGAGAATGTAGCCAAAAGCGAACAGCAAAATACAAAATAATAATATACCGTGATTTATAAAGAAGGGCAAAACGTAGTTGCGAACCTGAATAGGCTTCTTCATCGCGTGCAGCATAAGCACTTAAATCAGCAGCAATGCAAATTCATTACGATGCCGTTCTCTGCTAAGTGCTAACAGGATCTGATTTATTAAATGATAAACAGAAACACGCCAAGTTGACGGGCACCAGACCATACAAAAATAAATACAGGAGATCAGATAATACAAATCAACAGCAGGTTTTCAGATTGACCCACTGCGTAGCAGTCATCACGGGATTCGGGGAATGAATGACAACACAAGACAACCAGTTTACACAGCGATAAATATCGTCCAACTAGCATAGAAACATGGGTCTAAACTTGACAGAGTTGAAGATCCATACATCTGCTACATGCATAAAAGGTGTCGAATGACAATTGGAACCCTCATCCAAGTTTGGTGATAATCCTAGATAAAAGGTGCAACACACGGGAGCATAAGCTATGGGAACAATTAAGTTGGGAGACTGAAATGATTTCTGAATAGCGTATCACTCGGAAAGCTGCAGTAGGTGTCGAATGACAATTGGAACCCTCATCCAAGTTTGGTGATAATCCTAGATAAAAGGTGCAACACACGGGAGCATAAGCTACGGGAACAATTAAGTTGGGAGACTGAAATGATTTCTGAATGGCGTATCACTCGGAAAGCTGCAGTCTCGAACGCATATCGGATAGAATGTCGTGAAACCGCACTTCAACATTAACACATGCTTCCTGAGCTATGTTAACTCCCTCTTTCAGCCTCAAGAGCTCTGCATCTTCATCTTTTGTCTCCCTTGCAATCTGCTCTGCTTCACCACGAAGGCACTCAAGTTTCTGCTCAAGCTGAAATATAGCTCCTTCCTTTTCAACAAGTAATGCATGCTTATGGTACATGGCAGACTCCTTCCGCGGTACCAATTCTTTCAACTCGTCCAGATGTCCAAGATGCTTGGTGTGCTCCCATTTGGCCTCAAGCAATTTCATCAGACTGTGCTGCAGCAACTTAACATCAAATCCATTTTCCTCTAAATGGGCAAGTGCATTGATCTTTCTTTCAAATAACTCAATATTATCTTCTATGCTTGATCGCTTGACACTTTCAACTAAGCTGGCATATGTCACCATTAGACCTATAGCCATTCCTTCACGCAGTTCCGGCATAAATTGCTGAAGTGGAAGGAAATGGGGTTCCTGTGGTACCTTCCGAAACACTTCCATTGGTTCAATTTGATGCCATATGGATGAGGTCTTGATGAACGGAAAACGCTCACCAGAGATCTGACATGAAAGAAAAGGTGGGTGCAGAGAAGTCCCAACAGCTGAGCAGCTCCTTAATGCAGTGTTTTCCATGGTGCACTGTGAGCTCCCAGCATCCTGGATATGTAGTTGAATTGGTCTCTCATCCACTTTTTCCCCATGGAGTAAacctgccatcaataaatttcaGAGACATTCAACATAAAATGAATGCACATTTCTACCACAGGTAGTTTACACAGCACATACCTTGCCTGTTACAAATTGATTTGAAGCCTGGGGGTAGTAAACCTGCCATCAATAAACTTAAGAGACATTCAACATAAAATGAACACACATTTCTTCCACAGGTAGTTTACACAGCACATACCTTGCCCGTTACAGATTGATTTGAAGCCTGGGGGTATTAAAGGAAACAGTTCCTGATTTGTTCCGTCATTTACGTTAACTTTTTCCTCCCTGTTGAGCTGCTGCTGAGTATGAGGTCCTCTGCTGTCCACTTGTCTCTGAAAATTTACGGAGGTAAGAAGCCATAAACTAATAGAAATACCTTATCAAGACAAAGAAGTTCATACCTCCACGAAGCATTCTTTCTGTCGCCCTGCCACTTTCTTTGCACTTCTCTTCTGGACAGTCCTAGCTCCATGCCCTGAGCTATGTGGGCTAGACAAACCTTTGAAGCCTTTCTTTTCAGCTGCTGCACATTACAAAACAATATTTAGATTTTGATAAACCATCTAGTTGATGGACACTGTTTAGACGAATTACTCACATTTCTTGGAGGCGAAAACCTTTGTGTTTGAGCTACTATCAGCCCCTCTTGACACCTGCAAACAGATTGACAGGCAAAACAGATAATGCACATGAACAGGGATACTATTAAGGAAGAGTTTTAACATAAACAGTAACAAGACATACCGCATCAGGTGCTCTCGTCTGCTTATCCAGCGGTGAAGGGGCATTGCACGTCGAAGCAGTCAAAGCACAAATAATTTCCTTACAAGAGCTATTGCTGTTACCTTTCAACTGAATCTGCAGATGAGAAAAATTGACATTAACAGTAACTATAAATGCATTGCATGTAAAACGTTACTTTATCTACAAAACGCAATGCCAGCGACTCACGTTATCAAATGTGTCACTGTTTCCCTCAAGTGCTTGAATAGGGTGTGTTTCCCCGCCTTTTTCCCCACCTTTATGCTTGGCACTAAATTTCTTTACCTGGAGTGGCTGGACATCAAGCGGGCTTTCCTGTGGTTTCTGGATAGCATTATTTATGCAATTGGAatccattttctgttttctgaATCCTGCAGTCAAAAGCATATCATGGGCTTCATCAGCAATTGTTCCACAGACAGGTGAATTAAGCTGACCATTTGAAAGCATCATGTCAAGCGGGGCTTCTTGAACAACAACTTCCACAATACCATCTGCTCTTGATTCGTTCTGAGGTGCTGGATTTTCTGAGGAAGCATGATAAACCGCAAGCCCCTTCATCGGCACTGTACAAGAATCCACTATCCTTCGTGAAATCGCTTGAAAGTTATTTTTTCTAGATCGCGGAGAACAGGTTTTTGGAGAAAAATTGCTTGCTAGTGACTTGCGTAGTGCAGATAAACTAGTGTCCATCTCAGACTCCAACACATGTTCAGAACTTTCAGTTAACTCTTCAAGTTTTTTTCGTGGCAGTTCTTTCCTTGACCTTTTTGTGGCTGGAGATTGTGTATGATGGCTATTTTCATCATCATTGGATGCCACCTCAACAGCTGAGCTTGGACGTTTTCCAGATACAGACTGCCGCCTATTACCTTGTCTCTGTATACGAAGGAAATTTCTAGAGTGGGTCATGCAAATTGAAATATATCCAATGCTAAATGCATAACAAATAGAAtatcaaatactccctccgtccggtgaaAAGTGTACGTATAGAAATTTTAGGACAAATTATGAAGTAAAGTAAAAAGTGCATTGGAAAGGTGCAAGCCACCATCTTTCTCCTCTTTAATTACCCAACCTCCAATGAGCTAAGTGCATGTAGAAATTAAGAAGACCATGTGTAG
This genomic window from Aegilops tauschii subsp. strangulata cultivar AL8/78 chromosome 4, Aet v6.0, whole genome shotgun sequence contains:
- the LOC109771120 gene encoding DUF724 domain-containing protein 6 isoform X3; its protein translation is MPGRSPAPTGRRRRRSRGWSTPCKASRRPQSPTPSSAPPPAQQPPLPPGTEVEVRVDDDGFHGSWFEAKVDSFLPARGRGSRARYTVTYSHLLSDDSGGTLVEPFAPSHIRPRPPPPSNPEPLCLHDIVEAFHNDGWWSGILLATDPLTAAFPITREVITFQDPHHVRPRRDYVDGQWLPSKVAISVQPKRAVRVYAVGDKVEVVRDRDLYGYSWFPATVAKVIDRLSYLVEYSDLEEEAGGGKAMEYLHCLFIRPDVEHSPRESEFRLGPGAAVEVYCDGAWSPGVVQRAVGEGEYEVSIDGKEGELLLKKVPELLKPQYKWNGKHWRIVSPKRQGNRRQSVSGKRPSSAVEVASNDDENSHHTQSPATKRSRKELPRKKLEELTESSEHVLESEMDTSLSALRKSLASNFSPKTCSPRSRKNNFQAISRRIVDSCTVPMKGLAVYHASSENPAPQNESRADGFRKQKMDSNCINNAIQKPQESPLDVQPLQVKKFSAKHKGGEKGGETHPIQALEGNSDTFDNIQLKGNSNSSCKEIICALTASTCNAPSPLDKQTRAPDAVSRGADSSSNTKVFASKKSAEKKGFKGLSSPHSSGHGARTVQKRSAKKVAGRQKECFVERQVDSRGPHTQQQLNREEKVNVNDGTNQELFPLIPPGFKSICNGQGLLPPGFKSICNRQGLLHGEKVDERPIQLHIQDAGSSQCTMENTALRSCSAVGTSLHPPFLSCQISGERFPFIKTSSIWHQIEPMEVFRKVPQEPHFLPLQQFMPELREGMAIGLMVTYASLVESVKRSSIEDNIELFERKINALAHLEENGFDVKLLQHSLMKLLEAKWEHTKHLGHLDELKELVPRKESAMYHKHALLVEKEGAIFQLEQKLECLRGEAEQIARETKDEDAELLRLKEGVNIAQEACVNVEVRFHDILSDMRSRLQLSE
- the LOC109771120 gene encoding uncharacterized protein isoform X1; the protein is MPGRSPAPTGRRRRRSRGWSTPCKASRRPQSPTPSSAPPPAQQPPLPPGTEVEVRVDDDGFHGSWFEAKVDSFLPARGRGSRARYTVTYSHLLSDDSGGTLVEPFAPSHIRPRPPPPSNPEPLCLHDIVEAFHNDGWWSGILLATDPLTAAFPITREVITFQDPHHVRPRRDYVDGQWLPSKVAISVQPKRAVRVYAVGDKVEVVRDRDLYGYSWFPATVAKVIDRLSYLVEYSDLEEEAGGGKAMEYLHCLFIRPDVEHSPRESEFRLGPGAAVEVYCDGAWSPGVVQRAVGEGEYEVSIDGKEGELLLKKVPELLKPQYKWNGKHWRIVSPKRQGNRRQSVSGKRPSSAVEVASNDDENSHHTQSPATKRSRKELPRKKLEELTESSEHVLESEMDTSLSALRKSLASNFSPKTCSPRSRKNNFQAISRRIVDSCTVPMKGLAVYHASSENPAPQNESRADGIVEVVVQEAPLDMMLSNGQLNSPVCGTIADEAHDMLLTAGFRKQKMDSNCINNAIQKPQESPLDVQPLQVKKFSAKHKGGEKGGETHPIQALEGNSDTFDNIQLKGNSNSSCKEIICALTASTCNAPSPLDKQTRAPDAVSRGADSSSNTKVFASKKSAEKKGFKGLSSPHSSGHGARTVQKRSAKKVAGRQKECFVERQVDSRGPHTQQQLNREEKVNVNDGTNQELFPLIPPGFKSICNGQGLLPPGFKSICNRQGLLHGEKVDERPIQLHIQDAGSSQCTMENTALRSCSAVGTSLHPPFLSCQISGERFPFIKTSSIWHQIEPMEVFRKVPQEPHFLPLQQFMPELREGMAIGLMVTYASLVESVKRSSIEDNIELFERKINALAHLEENGFDVKLLQHSLMKLLEAKWEHTKHLGHLDELKELVPRKESAMYHKHALLVEKEGAIFQLEQKLECLRGEAEQIARETKDEDAELLRLKEGVNIAQEACVNVEVRFHDILSDMRSRLQLSE
- the LOC109771120 gene encoding DUF724 domain-containing protein 6 isoform X4, encoding MPGRSPAPTGRRRRRSRGWSTPCKASRRPQSPTPSSAPPPAQQPPLPPGTEVEVRVDDDGFHGSWFEAKVDSFLPARGRGSRARYTVTYSHLLSDDSGGTLVEPFAPSHIRPRPPPPSNPEPLCLHDIVEAFHNDGWWSGILLATDPLTAAFPITREVITFQDPHHVRPRRDYVDGQWLPSKVAISVQPKRAVRVYAVGDKVEVVRDRDLYGYSWFPATVAKVIDRLSYLVEYSDLEEEAGGGKAMEYLHCLFIRPDVEHSPRESEFRLGPGAAVEVYCDGAWSPGVVQRAVGEGEYEVSIDGKEGELLLKKVPELLKPQYKWNGKHWRIVSPKRQGNRRQSVSGKRPSSAVEVASNDDENSHHTQSPATKRSRKELPRKKLEELTESSEHVLESEMDTSLSALRKSLASNFSPKTCSPRSRKNNFQAISRRIVDSCTVPMKGLAVYHASSENPAPQNESRADGFRKQKMDSNCINNAIQKPQESPLDVQPLQVKKFSAKHKGGEKGGETHPIQALEGNSDTFDNIQLKGNSNSSCKEIICALTASTCNAPSPLDKQTRAPDAVSRGADSSSNTKVFASKKSEKKGFKGLSSPHSSGHGARTVQKRSAKKVAGRQKECFVERQVDSRGPHTQQQLNREEKVNVNDGTNQELFPLIPPGFKSICNGQGLLPPGFKSICNRQGLLHGEKVDERPIQLHIQDAGSSQCTMENTALRSCSAVGTSLHPPFLSCQISGERFPFIKTSSIWHQIEPMEVFRKVPQEPHFLPLQQFMPELREGMAIGLMVTYASLVESVKRSSIEDNIELFERKINALAHLEENGFDVKLLQHSLMKLLEAKWEHTKHLGHLDELKELVPRKESAMYHKHALLVEKEGAIFQLEQKLECLRGEAEQIARETKDEDAELLRLKEGVNIAQEACVNVEVRFHDILSDMRSRLQLSE
- the LOC109771120 gene encoding uncharacterized protein isoform X2 — encoded protein: MPGRSPAPTGRRRRRSRGWSTPCKASRRPQSPTPSSAPPPAQQPPLPPGTEVEVRVDDDGFHGSWFEAKVDSFLPARGRGSRARYTVTYSHLLSDDSGGTLVEPFAPSHIRPRPPPPSNPEPLCLHDIVEAFHNDGWWSGILLATDPLTAAFPITREVITFQDPHHVRPRRDYVDGQWLPSKVAISVQPKRAVRVYAVGDKVEVVRDRDLYGYSWFPATVAKVIDRLSYLVEYSDLEEEAGGGKAMEYLHCLFIRPDVEHSPRESEFRLGPGAAVEVYCDGAWSPGVVQRAVGEGEYEVSIDGKEGELLLKKVPELLKPQYKWNGKHWRIVSPKRQGNRRQSVSGKRPSSAVEVASNDDENSHHTQSPATKRSRKELPRKKLEELTESSEHVLESEMDTSLSALRKSLASNFSPKTCSPRSRKNNFQAISRRIVDSCTVPMKGLAVYHASSENPAPQNESRADGIVEVVVQEAPLDMMLSNGQLNSPVCGTIADEAHDMLLTAGFRKQKMDSNCINNAIQKPQESPLDVQPLQVKKFSAKHKGGEKGGETHPIQALEGNSDTFDNIQLKGNSNSSCKEIICALTASTCNAPSPLDKQTRAPDAVSRGADSSSNTKVFASKKSEKKGFKGLSSPHSSGHGARTVQKRSAKKVAGRQKECFVERQVDSRGPHTQQQLNREEKVNVNDGTNQELFPLIPPGFKSICNGQGLLPPGFKSICNRQGLLHGEKVDERPIQLHIQDAGSSQCTMENTALRSCSAVGTSLHPPFLSCQISGERFPFIKTSSIWHQIEPMEVFRKVPQEPHFLPLQQFMPELREGMAIGLMVTYASLVESVKRSSIEDNIELFERKINALAHLEENGFDVKLLQHSLMKLLEAKWEHTKHLGHLDELKELVPRKESAMYHKHALLVEKEGAIFQLEQKLECLRGEAEQIARETKDEDAELLRLKEGVNIAQEACVNVEVRFHDILSDMRSRLQLSE